The DNA region CATTTATCAGGCTGGCGGCAGCGGGAGGAGACGCGCTTCGTCCCCTGCCCCACCTAGGAAGCCGCTGGCTCTTGGGCTGCGTGGCCGTAGTGGAAGGAGAGGGAGTCAGCAAGAGAGGGACACCGTGACTGAACCAGGGGACACCGACTTCGGCCCCACCACCCCTCGGGGCAATCACCGCCGCCGCCTCCCGAGACCGGCTCGGGCgctgccgccaccgccgccgccaccgccctGGCGGCTTAAGAACCCCGGAACGTGCGTCAGCGCCACCTCACAATCGCGCCGCCCCCCGTGGTGCGTCCTGGCACGCGCGGGCGTGAGGCCGCCGCGCCCCCGTCGCCCCGCCCCGCCTCTTATTAATATGCAGACGCAGCCGGGGGCGCGCTCGCGCTCCCGGGAGGGCGGGAACGAGCGGCACGTCTCCTTGGGTCTCTCATCGTCGGGGGTTTCAAATGGAAAGGCCAGTAGTGGCGGGGGTCGACTGGAGCACTGGGCGGGCGCGCGCACTAGGGCGGGCGCGCGCGGGAGAAAGGGACGGTTCCTGGGCAACGGCCCCTCCCTGGCGCGGGATCCGCTCAGAGCCTGCTCGGGTCGCATGCGTCTCCGCCCCTCGCGGTGCCGCCTCCTTCCTGTCACCTCCGTTCCGCCCTCGGTCGGAGAAGCCCAGCCTCACCACTTGGGGTTCCCAGGGCGGGGCTGGCCcgcaggggaaactgaggcctgggacCCCGACGGGCGCCTGCACTGTGCGCATTCGAGTCGAAATAGGCGCCCGAGACCCCCAACGCAACGCGGGAGCCCGGCCCAGCCCGGGGTCGGGAGGGGTCCTGTGGCGGACTCGCCTCTGGGCTCTGCCTGCTTGAAGTCCGCGGAGCGCGTTGCCCCGCACCTCCAGACCCAGAGTCCCCGACTTAGGGCCTCCTCGTCGCCCTAGGAAGCGCCCTCTaggtttgtttctgtgttttaggCGCTGGAGGGGGTGCTGTCACTGACATCCTATAGCCGCCGAGGGTGTTTTCTGTAGGGTAAACATAAAGTCTCCGAGTCCCGGCTGTATTCCAGGCATTTTCATTTGGGTGAGGAGGAACAAACACGCTCCGCGTGGTTATTTACACACTCTGATGCGTGGAGCGGGTTCCACGGCGAGCTCCCATGGTAACCCCGGGCCAGCTCCCTTTCTTAAAAGCGTTTCATGTGCCATCATCAGGGCTGCAGCGTGGGACTCCTCCCCACCACATTGATTCCGGGGTCCCCGCCCCTTCCCCCCAGGGAGACTCTAAACATTTCCTAAGCTTTATGAATTTTCAAGGGAGAAAGATTTCTTACATCAGGGAAAAAAGGAGGTTCTGACTCAGCAGCAGACTTGACGAGACTAGCAAAATGGGAGGAAGAGAGCTTTCCATGGTAGAGCTCTTCAGAAGCATTAGAGGAGGAACTAATCCTGTGTGTTTCCTTTCGTATAGAAACGTAAAGTATTTGAAGGTCTAGATAAAGAATAAGAGTGATTGATCCATACTACATGATGAGATGAACTTCATGTTCCTGTTTGGTAATTTTAACTGTTTTACTTGATACTTAGAGAAGTGAAACTACTAAATGAATCCTAGAATATAGACGCTAACCCCAAAACAATAGAAGGTGGATTCAGGCTTTACTTGATTTTGGTTTACAAGTAGACTAAGATTAAATATTTGAAGTTATAAATTAGCATACTCTTACTGATGTAGGCAGAATGTACATTATTATAAGCCTTCATTCTCTGCTAAATTGGAAGTCTTCTGTTCAGTGTCTCAAATTTATATACATCAGAATAAACACTGGAGAAAGAGCAGCATTGCTCCGGGGGACTGTATTTCTTGTATAATCTTTGTCTCTGATGTCCTGTCTAATGAACTAAGTTTTATGTTGCATTTACAATAAggaaaaagtactttttaaaaaactcatacaTGGTTCAGAACTTGGTCAGGTGAATGGAATCGCCTTAATAATCTCAAAACCATTTTTAACAATCAGGCAAAATGTAAAACTGGAGAAGTACTTTCATTATTCTAAATTACAATGTCTAGAAAATAACCTGAgctcagaatttaaaatataaattgttatttTCACATTACATTTTGATATCttcttaaatattcatttttaaaatgtattttacagggaaaaaaactaATTCTGCAACTAAGGAATATAAAGTCTTAAAAACGGATGAATTTTTTCCAAGTACAGTTGTATTTGATTGAAATCATTTGCAGATCCAACAACAAATCttgaaataggaagaaaatataggcataaACTTTAGCTCAATCATCCGTTAACACTGCCAGTTAGTAAGGATGAGAAACAGCATACTTTTAAAAGCTAGCTGGTGCCTTTCTGGGTTAAAGTTTGAACAAAAACAAGATTTCTTAGTGCTCTGGTACTAGTTTGGTTTTTGAGGATTTACAGCTCTCTGAAATGGGGAAAGGCCATCAAGTTTGTTATTACATAATAATGTCAAACTTCATATTAAGTATGCAAAATTCCAAATCCTGACAGGGCCTCTACTCACTACTTTTGTGAGGGCCCCATTTTTTTTAGAGCAGTAAGTTACTTTCTGACATCTTGTAAGCTGGTGATCTTCCCCTTACTGGAAATATTCAAATGAAAAGGTTTCTTAGCATGGGGAGTGGAGTAGGGTAGGGAGAAGGAGCAGCAGCGGACTATGGTCCTCTAGCAGTTTTCATGCCAAGATCTTATGAgtccattttatgattttttttgttttttgtttcttacctgaaaatattttgactttatGATCATTAACTAGGACCTTGACTTTGTATTTGGCAGTTCCTCATTCATTTACTCCCACTATCCTGggcaagtgtttttaaaaatatatttgctataaCCTAATATACATGCAAATACACACTCATGCCACTGAAATAAAGCTGCTATTaagcaattattttaataatgcaaCAAACTCCTTTTTgtaattctattttcattttaaaatcactaaGTTGATCTCAAATTACAAAGTTGGTTTTAACACCCTCTATCAGATTATGAGCTGAAATTTAAAACTACTATCCTAGAAGACCATTTCAAACATTCTGCTATGTCTGAAAACCTCTTGTCGCATCTCTTCTGCATGCTTCTGCTAGCACAAAGCACTCTCAGCTGCTGAGTTACatgcttatttcactgagcaaagAGAAGCAATCACAGGAGAACTTCCACAGTCTCCCTGCATCTGTCCCTGCCACCTTGCCTTCCCTCCCAATAGAATGGATGGCTCTTCTGTCTACATTCCTGTTTAAAGCCAGACTCCACTGGCGGAGCAGATCCTATCCCTAACCTACTCAAGACATGGTGTCCCATaattttccctctctttccttcatgACCTCTTTCCTCTCCAGGAAACACTTCCGTGTGCACAAAAACGTGCTTTACTGGTTCTCacctttgaaaaataaagccGAAAACTTTTGAACCTTTTATTCTCCCTCCTTTAGCTACTGCCTTCTCTTTCAGCTTTTACATTACCTGAACAGCTTGACCTTTTGACTCAAGTGTCTCATTGACTCTCTGAGTGTCTCATAGACACCTCAAATTAAACATGTCCAAAGTTAAACTCCCTGCCTCACTAGTCCCAATCCCTGTGGTGCCCCATTGTTCTAGTTCCCATTTGGCACTCCATTGTTCTAGTTTGCTCAAGCCAAAAATCTTGGAGTCATAATTCATTTCTGCCCTTCTTGCATCATATCCAAGCCATCAGAACATGTTGCTTATCCTATCTTTAAATTATGGCATAACCTAGAGATATCGTGGGTTTGGTTCCAGATtaccacaataaagcaaatatcccAATAAAGGAAGTCACACcaatttttttggtttcccaatGTAAAAGTTATTTAGAGTACATTATAGTCTAAACATAACTTTCAATTATAGTCTAAAGATAACTTGTAATTATGTTTAAATAAGTGcacaatagcattatgtctgaAAAATGTACACAATAATACTGCTATAAAAGTGCTAATGATTATCTGAGCTTTCAAGACATAATCCTTTTGTCAGTGGAGGGTCTTGTCTCAACGTttatggctgctgactgatcagcaTGGTGGTGGCTAAAGTTGGAGGTggttgtggcaatttcttaagacaaaaatgaagtttGTCACATCTATTGAATCtccctttcacaaaagatttctctgtagcatgcaatgctgtttgatagcatttttgtccacagtagaacttctttcaaaattagtcAGTCCTCTCTAACCCTGCCAATGC from Callithrix jacchus isolate 240 chromosome 3, calJac240_pri, whole genome shotgun sequence includes:
- the LOC144581835 gene encoding uncharacterized protein LOC144581835, with translation MQTQPGARSRSREGGNERHVSLGLSSSGVSNGKASSGGGRLEHWAGARTRAGARGRKGRFLGNGPSLARDPLRACSGRMRLRPSRCRLLPVTSVPPSVGEAQPHHLGFPGRGWPAGETEAWDPDGRLHCAHSSRNRRPRPPTQRGSPAQPGVGRGPVADSPLGSACLKSAERVAPHLQTQSPRLRASSSP